The following proteins are co-located in the Acidimicrobiales bacterium genome:
- a CDS encoding permease-like cell division protein FtsX: MAKVDYIARETGHNLLRNISLTLASMVTVAVSLSLVGSALLLRQGVQNATARWEGGIEFIVFINPEAEPVQEQAVREALESSPAVDEWHYVTKDEAYEEFVELFRNTPEMIDAVSPEILPPSFRVVPDNPDADAIRALGQQFENRPGVYRVVFAFEAVQTLQQLSRLMSFAILIVAAVLLFAAGLLILNTIRMAMFARRREIEVMKLVGATNWFIRIPFMLEGLIQGVVGASIAVGSVVVLNNFFESWLQNTESFQVLQGFVVSTSELVGTSVFIFVVGMLVGAIGSGIAVSRFLDV; encoded by the coding sequence GTGGCCAAGGTCGACTACATCGCCCGCGAGACCGGGCACAACCTCCTCCGCAACATCAGCCTCACGCTGGCATCGATGGTCACCGTCGCGGTGTCGCTGTCGCTGGTCGGTTCGGCGCTGTTGCTCCGCCAGGGGGTGCAGAACGCCACCGCCCGGTGGGAGGGCGGCATCGAGTTCATCGTCTTCATCAACCCCGAGGCCGAACCGGTCCAGGAGCAGGCGGTCCGTGAGGCGCTCGAATCGAGCCCCGCCGTCGACGAGTGGCACTACGTCACCAAGGACGAAGCCTACGAGGAGTTCGTCGAGCTGTTCAGGAACACCCCCGAGATGATCGACGCGGTGTCGCCGGAGATCCTGCCGCCGTCGTTCCGGGTGGTGCCCGACAACCCCGACGCCGATGCCATCCGCGCCCTCGGTCAGCAGTTCGAGAACCGGCCTGGTGTGTATCGCGTGGTGTTCGCCTTCGAGGCGGTGCAGACCCTCCAGCAGCTGTCGCGGCTGATGTCGTTCGCCATCCTCATCGTGGCCGCGGTGCTGCTCTTCGCCGCCGGGCTGCTCATCCTCAACACCATCCGCATGGCCATGTTCGCCCGACGTCGCGAGATCGAGGTCATGAAGCTGGTGGGCGCCACGAACTGGTTCATCCGCATCCCGTTCATGCTCGAGGGCCTCATACAGGGAGTGGTGGGCGCGTCGATCGCCGTGGGGTCGGTCGTGGTGCTCAACAACTTCTTCGAGAGCTGGCTGCAGAACACCGAGAGCTTCCAGGTCCTGCAGGGGTTCGTCGTCAGCACCAGCGAGCTGGTCGGCACCAGCGTGTTCATCTTCGTGGTGGGCATGCTCGTCGGTGCCATCGGCTCTGGCATCGCGGTGAGTCGCTTCCTCGACGTCTGA
- a CDS encoding SDR family NAD(P)-dependent oxidoreductase, with the protein MGTDRHVADLVDSALDTTVVLGFSRVGIATRRYLDEWSGESTVWAAELPSMSGQTAVVTGGSSGLGKAAATRLASLGASVWLLVRDEAKGQAAVEEIGDASGNDDVSFLLADLADLSTVRDWASELSASVDSIDVLVHNAGLLAEDRTVTVDGIELTLQVHVVAPFLITGLLLPQLAAAAGRIITVASGGLYTQPLVIDDLQSEHDYRGSTAYARAKRAQVLMTEEWATRLAPLGITAHAMHPGWADTPGVERSLPRFHQLTAPLLRSPDQGADTVVWLAATPTDQLDSGRFWMDRKPRPTHKVPWTRSGDAHRDQLWDRLIHLAGIDDPTP; encoded by the coding sequence GTGGGAACCGACCGTCATGTGGCCGATCTCGTCGACAGCGCCCTCGACACGACCGTGGTCCTGGGCTTCTCCCGGGTCGGCATCGCCACCCGCCGCTACCTCGACGAATGGTCGGGAGAGTCGACGGTCTGGGCCGCCGAGCTGCCCTCGATGTCGGGACAGACCGCCGTGGTCACCGGTGGATCGTCCGGACTCGGAAAGGCCGCCGCCACCCGGCTCGCGTCACTCGGCGCCTCGGTCTGGTTGCTGGTTCGCGACGAGGCCAAGGGCCAGGCAGCGGTGGAGGAGATCGGCGATGCCTCGGGCAACGACGATGTCAGCTTCCTGCTCGCCGACCTCGCCGATCTGTCGACGGTGCGGGACTGGGCCAGCGAGCTGTCGGCCAGCGTCGACTCGATCGACGTCCTGGTCCACAACGCCGGGCTCCTCGCCGAGGACCGGACGGTCACCGTCGACGGCATCGAGCTCACCCTGCAGGTCCACGTCGTCGCACCGTTTCTCATCACCGGCTTGCTGTTGCCCCAGCTCGCCGCGGCCGCGGGGCGCATCATCACCGTCGCCTCTGGGGGCCTCTACACCCAGCCGCTCGTCATCGACGACCTCCAGAGCGAGCACGACTACCGCGGCAGCACCGCCTACGCCCGGGCCAAGCGCGCCCAGGTCCTGATGACCGAGGAGTGGGCGACGCGGCTGGCTCCGCTGGGCATCACCGCCCACGCCATGCACCCCGGCTGGGCCGACACGCCCGGTGTCGAACGTTCGCTCCCGCGCTTTCATCAGCTCACCGCGCCGCTGTTGCGGTCACCCGACCAAGGTGCCGACACCGTGGTGTGGCTGGCGGCGACACCGACCGACCAGCTCGACAGCGGCCGGTTCTGGATGGATCGCAAGCCCCGACCCACCCACAAGGTGCCGTGGACCCGCAGCGGCGACGCCCACCGCGACCAACTGTGGGATCGCCTCATCCACCTGGCCGGCATCGACGACCCGACCCCGTAG
- a CDS encoding CapA family protein, whose product MAAVLAACSAAEADRAAGPQLAGHQRSVAISAATSTPAKALVRLDPSQRTRRMSVVVGGDLLIHESVWESARSYADDDGFDFGPMFEPVADVIGGADLGICHLEVPLSADNTGLASYPRFNAPHQLADAIAAAGFDGCSFASNHTLDQGVDGIDATLDHLDRVGVGHAGAARTAEEAATIRTYEVRGHRIAHLSYTYGFNGLRRPAGEEWRANLIDPARIGEAAARARAEGADLVLVSLHWGAEYVHAPNQYQRDVAAAVAGTGDVDLIIGHHAHVIQPVEVVDGTWVAYGVGNLLSNMGQPARRDGVLVEVAFEAGPQEPFEVVEVGFLPTQVEIPGHRIVPAPPDSWERTASRLQREGAPMAVVHRD is encoded by the coding sequence ATGGCAGCGGTGCTCGCGGCGTGCTCGGCCGCCGAGGCCGACCGGGCTGCCGGCCCCCAGCTGGCCGGACACCAGCGATCGGTCGCGATCAGCGCGGCGACCTCCACCCCGGCCAAGGCGCTGGTCAGGCTCGACCCGTCGCAACGGACCCGACGGATGAGCGTGGTCGTCGGGGGCGACCTCCTGATCCACGAATCGGTGTGGGAGTCGGCCCGCAGCTATGCCGACGACGACGGGTTCGACTTCGGTCCGATGTTCGAGCCGGTGGCCGATGTCATCGGTGGTGCCGACCTGGGGATCTGCCATCTGGAGGTTCCTCTGTCGGCCGACAACACCGGGCTGGCGAGCTACCCCCGGTTCAACGCGCCACACCAACTGGCCGACGCCATCGCCGCCGCGGGGTTCGACGGCTGCTCCTTCGCCTCCAACCACACCCTCGACCAGGGCGTCGACGGCATCGACGCCACGCTCGACCACCTCGACCGGGTGGGTGTCGGTCATGCCGGGGCTGCCCGTACTGCCGAGGAGGCAGCCACGATCCGCACCTATGAGGTTCGAGGTCACCGCATCGCCCACCTCTCCTACACCTACGGCTTCAACGGGTTGCGGCGCCCGGCAGGCGAGGAGTGGCGGGCCAACCTCATCGACCCGGCGCGCATCGGCGAGGCCGCGGCTCGCGCCCGCGCCGAGGGCGCCGACCTGGTGTTGGTCAGCCTGCACTGGGGTGCCGAGTACGTGCATGCGCCCAACCAGTACCAGCGCGACGTGGCGGCCGCGGTGGCCGGTACCGGCGATGTCGATCTCATCATCGGACACCACGCGCACGTCATCCAGCCGGTCGAGGTGGTCGATGGCACCTGGGTGGCCTACGGGGTCGGGAACCTGTTGTCGAACATGGGCCAACCTGCCCGCCGCGACGGGGTGCTGGTCGAGGTGGCCTTCGAGGCCGGCCCGCAGGAACCGTTCGAGGTGGTCGAGGTCGGGTTCCTGCCCACCCAGGTGGAGATTCCCGGCCACCGGATCGTGCCCGCTCCTCCCGATTCGTGGGAGCGCACGGCCTCGCGCCTCCAGCGTGAGGGAGCGCCGATGGCCGTTGTGCACCGCGACTGA
- a CDS encoding crotonase/enoyl-CoA hydratase family protein translates to MEYQQIAYDVEDRVATVILDRPDRLNAFTGRMVHELLDVFDRIDADDDVRAVIVTGRGRGFCAGADLGAGGDTFDADARRPSGAEADEPMVTERDGGGRVALRIYDSPKPVIAAVNGPAVGVGVTMTLPMDIRLAADSARFGFVFARRGVVMEACSSWFLPRLVGMGQASEWVHTGRVFDADEARRGGLVNQIHPEEELLGAARDLAVEIATETSAASVALNRQMMWRMLGADHPMEAHKIDSRAMQRMGASPDAREGVESFLEKRPPRFTMSAATDLPDLYPWWDERPFE, encoded by the coding sequence ATGGAGTACCAGCAGATCGCCTACGACGTCGAGGACCGGGTGGCAACGGTCATCCTCGACCGGCCCGACCGGCTCAATGCCTTCACCGGCCGGATGGTGCACGAGCTGCTCGACGTGTTCGACCGCATCGATGCCGACGACGATGTGCGGGCGGTGATCGTGACCGGGCGGGGCAGGGGGTTCTGCGCGGGCGCCGACCTCGGGGCCGGCGGCGACACCTTCGACGCCGACGCTCGGCGCCCGAGTGGTGCCGAGGCGGACGAGCCGATGGTCACCGAGCGCGACGGTGGCGGTCGCGTGGCTCTGCGGATCTACGACAGCCCCAAGCCGGTGATCGCCGCGGTCAACGGCCCGGCGGTGGGGGTCGGCGTCACCATGACGCTGCCGATGGACATCCGGCTGGCGGCCGACAGCGCCCGCTTCGGGTTCGTGTTCGCCCGGAGGGGTGTCGTCATGGAGGCGTGCTCGAGCTGGTTCCTGCCTCGACTGGTCGGCATGGGCCAGGCGTCGGAGTGGGTGCACACCGGGCGGGTGTTCGATGCCGACGAGGCGCGGCGCGGTGGGTTGGTGAACCAGATCCATCCCGAGGAAGAGCTGCTGGGCGCAGCCCGAGACCTCGCCGTCGAGATCGCCACCGAGACGTCGGCGGCATCGGTCGCGCTCAACCGCCAGATGATGTGGAGGATGCTGGGTGCCGACCATCCCATGGAGGCCCACAAGATCGACTCGCGGGCCATGCAACGCATGGGTGCCTCTCCCGATGCCCGTGAGGGTGTCGAGTCGTTTCTGGAGAAGCGCCCGCCCCGGTTCACGATGTCGGCCGCCACCGACCTGCCCGACCTCTACCCCTGGTGGGACGAGCGACCCTTCGAGTGA
- a CDS encoding DUF2505 domain-containing protein — protein MELATRHRFATAPDRVAAAMVDPTFVPELVKILDVGAAEVVEAGHDSTSSWLSTRLTYDGSLDPIAAQVLGSKHPSWVQTYRIDASEVTGQLTIEPDHHASLISCWADIALTATDGGSERSIRGELKVRVPLLGGKAERALVPAIAARIDAEAALLDGWLTRS, from the coding sequence ATGGAGCTCGCCACCCGGCACCGGTTCGCAACGGCCCCCGACCGCGTGGCAGCCGCGATGGTCGATCCCACGTTCGTTCCCGAGTTGGTGAAGATCCTCGACGTCGGAGCGGCGGAGGTGGTCGAAGCCGGCCATGACAGCACGAGCAGCTGGTTGTCCACCCGCCTCACCTACGACGGCTCGCTCGATCCCATCGCCGCGCAGGTCCTGGGGTCGAAGCATCCGAGCTGGGTGCAGACCTACCGCATCGACGCCTCGGAAGTGACAGGACAGCTCACCATCGAACCCGACCACCACGCGTCGCTCATCTCGTGCTGGGCCGACATCGCCCTCACCGCCACCGACGGGGGAAGCGAACGCAGCATCCGGGGGGAACTGAAGGTCCGCGTACCGCTCCTGGGCGGCAAGGCCGAACGGGCGTTGGTGCCCGCCATCGCAGCCCGGATCGACGCCGAGGCCGCGCTGCTCGACGGCTGGCTCACCCGGTCCTGA
- the secA gene encoding preprotein translocase subunit SecA: protein MGMLNKILRAGEGKKLKALAGLVPEINALEPETAALSDAELQAKTVEFKQRIDNGETVDDLLIEAFAVVREGANRVIGQRHFDVQLMGGAALHFGWVAEMKTGEGKTLVSTMPVYLNALSGKGAHVVTVNDYLATFHSEWMGRVYRWLGLDVGLVVPGHNDPAYKRAQYAADITYGTNNEFGFDYLRDNMVMSLERKTQRGHNYAIIDEVDSILIDEARTPLIISGRLADAAQMYYQFASIVRGLTRDEDYEVDEEKRTVSPLESGIEKVEAALGIDNLYDQVDTNLVHQLSAALKAKELYKRDKDYIVQDSQVKIVDEFTGRILEGRRWSEGLHQAVEAKEGVKIKEENQTFATITFQNYFRLYDKLAGMTGTAETEAAELMGTYGLDVVPIPTHKPMIRQDLGDLIYKTQEAKFNAVVDDLAERYRVGQPVLVGTASVEHSETLSGLLDRQGIRHEVLNAKQHFREAEIVAQAGRLGGVTVATNMAGRGVDILLGGNPELLAKREAQAEGLDPDIDEGQARIAELLPRFEGETQREGEKVRELGGLYVCGTERHESRRIDNQLRGRAGRQGDPGESRFYLSLEDDLMRLFATGAMNWVMGRALPDDAPIEAKMVTKAIERAQNTVEQRNAEIRKNVLKYDEVMNAQRKVIYQRRNQILEGEDLRDETLEALAQAIDGVIGTYCVTDFTEEWDLDGLVTDLATYWPSELTVDHLADATSTDELYDRVMAAATAYYEQREETLGSEVMRQVERQVMLRIIDQKWREHLQEMDYLQSGINLRAMGQKDPLMEWQREGYEMFGAMMTAIAQDFVKYVMHVEVAVQPPAPQDETRVRDVQYSAPDGTSTGVLGSGAPAQPGKPSEPQTNTPVVKSDWDKTGRNEPCPCGSGKKYKLCHGR from the coding sequence ATGGGAATGCTGAACAAGATCCTCCGCGCCGGCGAGGGCAAGAAGCTCAAGGCCCTGGCGGGACTGGTGCCCGAGATCAACGCACTCGAACCCGAGACCGCGGCGCTCTCCGACGCCGAGCTGCAGGCCAAGACCGTCGAGTTCAAGCAGCGGATCGACAACGGTGAGACCGTCGACGACCTGCTCATCGAGGCGTTCGCGGTGGTTCGCGAGGGCGCCAACAGGGTCATCGGCCAGCGTCACTTCGACGTGCAGCTCATGGGAGGCGCCGCCCTGCACTTCGGGTGGGTGGCCGAGATGAAGACCGGCGAGGGCAAGACCCTCGTCTCCACCATGCCCGTCTACCTCAACGCGCTCAGCGGCAAGGGCGCACACGTCGTCACCGTCAACGACTACCTGGCGACCTTCCACAGCGAGTGGATGGGCCGCGTCTACCGCTGGCTGGGACTCGACGTGGGGCTGGTGGTCCCCGGCCACAACGATCCGGCCTACAAGCGAGCCCAGTACGCGGCCGACATCACCTACGGAACCAACAACGAGTTCGGCTTCGACTACCTGCGCGACAACATGGTGATGTCGCTCGAGCGCAAGACCCAGCGGGGCCACAACTACGCCATCATCGACGAGGTCGACTCGATCCTCATCGACGAGGCCCGTACCCCACTGATCATCTCGGGACGCCTGGCCGACGCGGCCCAGATGTACTACCAGTTCGCCAGCATCGTCCGGGGTCTCACCCGCGACGAGGACTACGAGGTCGACGAGGAGAAGCGCACCGTCTCGCCGCTCGAGTCGGGCATCGAGAAGGTCGAAGCCGCCCTCGGGATCGACAACCTCTACGACCAGGTCGACACCAACCTCGTGCACCAGCTCAGCGCCGCCCTCAAGGCCAAGGAGCTGTACAAGCGAGACAAGGACTACATCGTCCAGGACTCCCAGGTGAAGATCGTCGACGAGTTCACCGGCCGCATCCTCGAGGGACGTCGGTGGTCCGAGGGCCTCCACCAGGCGGTCGAGGCCAAGGAAGGCGTGAAGATCAAGGAGGAGAACCAGACCTTCGCCACGATCACCTTCCAGAACTACTTCCGGCTCTACGACAAGCTCGCGGGCATGACCGGCACGGCCGAGACCGAGGCGGCCGAGCTCATGGGCACCTACGGCCTCGACGTGGTGCCCATCCCCACCCACAAGCCCATGATCCGCCAGGACCTCGGCGACCTCATCTACAAGACCCAGGAAGCCAAGTTCAACGCCGTGGTCGACGACCTCGCCGAGCGCTACCGGGTCGGGCAACCGGTGCTGGTCGGCACGGCGTCGGTCGAGCACTCCGAGACCCTGTCCGGGCTGCTCGACCGCCAAGGCATCCGCCACGAGGTGCTCAACGCCAAGCAGCACTTCCGCGAAGCCGAGATCGTCGCCCAGGCCGGCCGTCTCGGTGGGGTCACCGTCGCCACCAACATGGCCGGTCGGGGCGTCGACATCCTGCTCGGCGGCAACCCCGAACTGCTGGCCAAGCGCGAAGCCCAGGCCGAAGGCCTCGACCCCGACATCGACGAGGGCCAGGCCCGCATCGCCGAGCTGCTCCCCCGGTTCGAGGGCGAGACCCAGCGCGAGGGCGAGAAGGTGCGCGAGCTCGGCGGGCTCTACGTGTGCGGCACCGAACGCCACGAGAGCCGCCGCATCGACAACCAGCTTCGGGGTCGCGCCGGCCGCCAGGGCGACCCCGGCGAGAGCCGGTTCTACCTGTCTCTCGAAGACGACCTCATGCGCCTGTTCGCCACCGGGGCCATGAACTGGGTCATGGGCAGGGCGCTTCCCGACGACGCCCCCATCGAGGCGAAGATGGTCACCAAGGCCATCGAGCGGGCCCAGAACACCGTCGAGCAGCGCAACGCCGAGATCCGCAAGAACGTCCTCAAGTACGACGAGGTCATGAACGCGCAGCGCAAGGTGATCTACCAGCGCCGCAACCAGATTCTCGAGGGCGAAGACCTCCGCGACGAGACGCTCGAAGCGCTGGCGCAAGCAATCGACGGTGTGATCGGCACCTACTGCGTCACCGACTTCACCGAGGAGTGGGACCTCGACGGGCTCGTCACCGACCTGGCCACCTACTGGCCGTCGGAGCTCACCGTTGATCATCTCGCCGATGCCACCTCCACCGACGAGCTCTACGACCGCGTCATGGCGGCGGCGACCGCCTACTACGAACAGCGCGAGGAGACCCTCGGATCCGAGGTCATGCGCCAGGTCGAGCGTCAGGTCATGCTGCGCATCATCGACCAGAAGTGGCGCGAGCACCTCCAGGAGATGGACTACCTGCAGAGCGGCATCAACCTGCGGGCCATGGGTCAGAAGGACCCCCTCATGGAGTGGCAGCGCGAGGGCTATGAGATGTTCGGGGCGATGATGACCGCCATCGCCCAGGACTTCGTCAAGTACGTGATGCACGTCGAGGTGGCGGTGCAGCCCCCGGCACCCCAGGACGAGACGCGGGTCCGCGACGTCCAGTACTCCGCACCCGATGGCACCTCCACCGGCGTGCTCGGTTCGGGTGCGCCCGCCCAGCCCGGCAAGCCCTCCGAACCGCAGACCAACACCCCGGTGGTGAAATCCGACTGGGACAAGACCGGTCGCAACGAACCCTGCCCCTGTGGGAGCGGCAAGAAGTACAAGCTGTGCCACGGTCGGTGA
- a CDS encoding thioredoxin family protein, whose protein sequence is MAATSHMLDLGTVAPDFDLADPDDNRVTRDDAAGEHGLLVAFVCNHCPYVKHVGRELGLLTQRWMSRGIGVVGINSNDPEAYPDDAPEMMAAAARGWGWDFPYLVDETQQVAKDYRAACTPDFFLFDRDLRLVYRGQMDESRPGSDVAVTGADLDAAVKAVIAGEPVPVDQAPSMGCSIKWKPGNEPT, encoded by the coding sequence ATGGCTGCCACCTCGCACATGCTCGATCTCGGAACCGTCGCCCCCGACTTCGACCTGGCCGACCCCGACGACAACCGGGTCACCCGCGACGACGCCGCCGGTGAACACGGCCTGCTGGTCGCCTTCGTGTGCAACCACTGCCCGTATGTGAAGCACGTCGGGCGCGAGCTCGGACTGCTCACCCAGCGATGGATGAGCCGGGGCATCGGTGTGGTCGGCATCAACAGCAACGATCCCGAGGCCTACCCCGACGACGCCCCGGAGATGATGGCCGCGGCCGCCAGGGGCTGGGGCTGGGACTTCCCCTATCTGGTCGACGAGACCCAGCAGGTCGCCAAGGACTATCGGGCCGCGTGCACCCCCGACTTCTTCCTGTTCGACCGCGACCTGCGCCTGGTCTACCGGGGCCAGATGGACGAGAGCCGCCCCGGATCGGACGTGGCGGTGACCGGCGCCGACCTCGACGCCGCGGTCAAGGCGGTCATCGCCGGTGAGCCGGTGCCGGTCGACCAGGCACCGTCGATGGGCTGCTCCATCAAGTGGAAGCCCGGCAACGAACCGACCTAG
- the ftsE gene encoding cell division ATP-binding protein FtsE, with protein sequence MIKLENVTKSYGDDVVALRSASVDIQKGEFVFLVGASGSGKSTFIRLLNREETPEEGEIYVAGKDIGQLSSWKIPYLRRNIGCVFQDFKLLMTKNVGENVAFALEVIGQPKHVIKTQVPAILELVGLEGKAHRYPHELSGGEQQRVSVARAFVNRPLILLADEPTGNLDPTTSVGIMRLLDRINRTGTTVVMATHDRGIVDTMRRRVIELEHGSIVRDQSRGVYD encoded by the coding sequence GTGATCAAGCTGGAGAACGTCACCAAGTCCTACGGTGACGACGTGGTCGCGCTGCGCAGTGCCAGCGTCGACATCCAAAAGGGTGAGTTCGTGTTCTTGGTGGGAGCCTCCGGTTCGGGCAAGTCCACCTTCATCCGCCTGCTCAACCGCGAGGAGACCCCCGAAGAGGGCGAGATCTACGTCGCGGGCAAGGACATCGGACAGCTGTCGTCGTGGAAGATCCCGTACCTGCGTCGCAACATCGGCTGCGTCTTCCAGGACTTCAAGCTGCTCATGACCAAGAACGTCGGCGAGAACGTCGCCTTCGCCCTCGAGGTCATCGGCCAGCCCAAGCACGTCATCAAGACCCAGGTGCCCGCCATCCTCGAGCTGGTGGGCCTCGAGGGCAAGGCCCACCGCTATCCCCACGAGCTCTCCGGTGGGGAGCAGCAGCGGGTGTCGGTGGCCCGGGCCTTCGTCAACCGCCCGCTCATCCTGTTGGCCGACGAGCCCACCGGAAACCTCGACCCCACCACTTCGGTGGGCATCATGCGACTGCTGGACCGCATCAACCGCACCGGCACCACGGTGGTCATGGCCACCCACGACCGCGGCATCGTCGACACCATGCGTCGCCGGGTCATCGAGCTCGAACACGGCAGCATCGTCCGCGACCAGTCGCGCGGCGTCTACGACTAG
- the prfB gene encoding peptide chain release factor 2 — MRDLTDELVVLRRRLDEAEGYLKVPELRARQPQLETEASRPDLWDDPDKARQVTTELTAVNDDLGLVDSLLEAIEEVETLYEMAREEGDDSLEPEIDDALGALGVRFDALELRSLFSGEHDERDAVCEIHSGAGGTDSQDWANMMLRMYIRWAERRGFDVELDEVQAGQEAGITVATFIVKGRYAYGLLQAERGVHRLVRISPFDSNARRHTAFASFSVVPFIEMGEVEIDIDDKDLRIDTFRSSGAGGQHVNVTDSAVRITHLPTGIVTSCQNERSQRQNKDRAMQILVAKLADREREQREAELAAIAGEQHEVGWGSQIRSYVLHPYQMVKDLRTDHEVGNVDGVLDGDLDGFMESYLRWRRAAANTE; from the coding sequence GTGCGTGACCTGACCGACGAGCTCGTGGTCCTCCGCCGCCGTCTCGACGAGGCCGAGGGGTACCTCAAGGTGCCCGAGCTGCGGGCCCGCCAGCCCCAGCTCGAGACCGAGGCCTCGCGCCCCGATCTCTGGGACGATCCCGACAAGGCACGACAGGTCACCACCGAGCTCACCGCCGTCAACGACGACCTGGGCCTGGTCGACTCGCTCCTCGAGGCGATCGAAGAGGTCGAGACCCTCTACGAGATGGCTCGCGAGGAGGGTGACGACAGCCTCGAGCCCGAGATCGACGACGCACTGGGCGCACTCGGGGTCCGCTTCGACGCGCTCGAGCTGCGCTCGCTCTTCTCGGGCGAGCACGACGAGCGGGATGCGGTCTGTGAGATCCACTCCGGTGCCGGCGGCACCGACTCCCAGGACTGGGCCAACATGATGCTGCGCATGTACATCCGCTGGGCCGAGCGCCGAGGCTTCGACGTCGAGCTCGACGAGGTGCAGGCGGGTCAGGAGGCGGGCATCACCGTGGCAACCTTCATCGTCAAAGGTCGCTACGCCTACGGTCTGTTGCAGGCCGAACGGGGCGTCCACCGTCTGGTGCGGATCTCACCGTTCGACTCCAACGCCCGGCGCCACACCGCATTCGCGTCGTTCTCGGTGGTTCCCTTCATCGAGATGGGCGAGGTCGAGATCGACATCGACGACAAGGACCTGCGCATCGACACCTTCCGGTCCTCGGGTGCCGGCGGCCAGCACGTGAACGTCACCGATTCGGCGGTGCGGATCACCCACCTCCCCACCGGCATCGTCACCTCGTGCCAGAACGAGCGGAGCCAGCGCCAGAACAAGGACCGGGCGATGCAGATCCTGGTCGCCAAGCTGGCCGATCGCGAGCGCGAGCAGCGCGAGGCCGAGCTGGCAGCGATCGCGGGGGAGCAGCACGAGGTGGGCTGGGGGAGCCAGATTCGCTCATATGTGCTGCACCCCTACCAGATGGTGAAAGACCTGCGCACCGACCACGAGGTCGGTAACGTCGACGGCGTGCTCGACGGCGACCTCGACGGGTTCATGGAGTCCTACCTGCGGTGGCGGCGCGCCGCAGCGAACACCGAGTGA
- a CDS encoding galactokinase family protein — MHLTAHAPGRVNLIGDHTDHTGGLVLPMAIDLGVTVQGRPGGDRVELVSDLDPAPAVVPAR, encoded by the coding sequence ATGCACCTGACCGCGCACGCTCCCGGCCGGGTGAACCTCATCGGCGACCACACCGACCACACCGGGGGTCTGGTCCTGCCGATGGCCATCGACCTGGGGGTGACCGTCCAGGGCCGCCCTGGGGGCGACCGGGTCGAGCTGGTCAGCGACCTCGACCCGGCACCCGCGGTGGTTCCAGCCCGTTGA